In Paralichthys olivaceus isolate ysfri-2021 chromosome 1, ASM2471397v2, whole genome shotgun sequence, the following are encoded in one genomic region:
- the tent4b gene encoding terminal nucleotidyltransferase 4B, with protein sequence MDPRIAWFQPEQRGPANNLWMQIWETTQGLGYLHVNNSYSSGSQKASVNGAVLGSRNGALDSNTAGSGEPGARTQGMSTSTGDGGVTEQRDFIPLETNNSNYNNRAPGRGGVGVGGGQQQGSGVAVLWRGLTDGHPNKRKRDNKASTFGFNASLLNSGPDTGGYDGYTGTPWKVRNYSEGIVGLNEEINDFYDYISPRPEEEKMRLEVVDRIKGVIHALWPSAEVQVFGSFSTGLYLPTSDIDLVVFGKWETLPLWTLEEALRKKNVADENSIKVLDKATVPIIKLTDSFTEVKVDISFNVKSGVKAARLIKEFKEKYPVLPYLVLVLKQFLLQRDLNEVFTGGIGSYSLFLMAVSFLQLHYREDVCSRNINIGVLLIEFFELYGRHFNYLKTGIRIKDGGCYVAKDEVQKNMMDGYRPSMLYIEDPLQPDNDVGRSSYGAMQVKQAFDYAYVVLSHAVSPIAKYYPNNETESILGRIIRVTQEVDEYREWIRKNWVSPSQNDLPLNRNDVTLFESQQLDECNNNVPDDDDDDDDDDVVVVLPSTPHSKNSSNSSSPSPSLRSSPSSSLLSPSSTSSSSSDADSDGTPCKTAKQQSGRGSSAHREKSAAVSNHRTQCHNTSTPSGSNKGGKARMSRSHHKSGHHGQQSSSSSTKSHPSNKPHHQGNSKKRKNVRDSTQDDLCR encoded by the exons ATGGATCCGAGGATCGCCTGGTTTCAACCAGAACAACGCGGACCCGCTAACAACCTGTGGATGCAGATCTGGGAGACGACCCAGGGGCTCGGCTACTTGCACGTCAATAACAGCTACAGCAGCGGATCGCAGAAAGCTAGCGTCAACGGAGCCGTCCTCGGCAGCAGGAACGGGGCGCTCGACTCCAACACCGCCGGCAGCGGGGAGCCAGGAGCCAGGACCCAGGGGATGTCGACCTCAACGGGGGACGGAGGAGTAACGGAACAGCGGGACTTTATACCTCTGGAAACCAACAACAGCAACTACAACAACCGAGCCCCTGGCAGGGGCGGTGTCGGTGTCGGAGGGGGGCAGCAGCAGGGCAGCGGGGTCGCCGTGCTCTGGAGGGGGCTGACAGACGGACACCccaacaaaaggaaaagagacaACAAAGCCAGCACTTTCGGATTCAATGCCAGCCTCTTGAACAGCGGCCCCGACACGGGAGGCTACGATGGTTACACCGGCACTCCGTGGAAAGTCAGGAACTACTCGGAGGGAATAGTTGG GTTAAACGAGGAGATCAATGATTTCTATGACTACATCTCCCCAcgaccagaggaggagaagatgaggcTGGAGGTAGTGGACAGAATAAAGGGCGTCATTCACGCCCTATGGCCCAGCGCTGAG GTCCAAGTGTTTGGGAGCTTCAGCACCGGTCTCTACCTTCCAACGAG TGACATTGACCTGGTAGTTTTTGGGAAGTGGGAGACGCTGCCGCTCTGGACACTGGAAGAGGCGCTGCGCAAGAAGAATGTTGCAGATGAGAACTCTATTAAAGTTTTGGACAAGGCTACG gttccCATCATCAAACTGACAGACTCTTTCACTGAGGTCAAAGTGGACATCAGCTTCAATGTAAAGAGTGGCGTAAAGGCTGCTCGCCTCATCAAGGAATTTAAAGAG AAATACCCTGTGCTGCCTTACCTGGTCCTGGTGCTGAAGCAGTTCCTACTGCAGAGGGACCTCAATGAAGTTTTTACTGGAGGAATCGGTTCCTACAGCCTGTTCCTAATGGCTGTCAGCTTCCTGCag CTCCACTACAGGGAGGACGTGTGCAGTCGCAACATCAACATCGGTGTTCTGCTCATCGAATTCTTCGAGCTCTACGGTCGTCACTTCAACTATCTGAAGACTGGCATCAGGATAAAAGATGGAGGTTGCTACGTTGCCAAAGATGAGGTTCAGAAGAATATGATGGACGGCTACAGGCCCTCCATGCTCTATATCGAGGACCCACTGCAGCCAG ACAACGATGTTGGCCGGAGTTCATATGGTGCCATGCAGGTGAAGCAGGCGTTCGACTATGCCTATGTAGTGCTCAGCCACGCTGTGTCCCCCATCGCCAAGTACTACCCCAATAATGAGACTGAGAG CATACTCGGCAGAATAATCCGGGTGACACAGGAAGTGGATGAATACAGGGAATGGATCCGAAAAAACTGGGTCAGCCCGTCCCAGAATGACCTGCCACTCAACA GAAATGACGTCACGCTATTTGAGTCCCAGCAGCTCGATGAGTGCAACAACAACGTTCCAGAcgatgacgacgacgacgacgacgatgatGTTGTTGTGGTTCTACCGTCGACCCCCCACAGCAAAAACTCTTCCAACTCCTCTTCTCCATCCCCTTCACTGcgctcctctccttcctcctctctgctgtcacCATCCTCAACGTCCTCCAGTTCCAGCGATGCG GACTCTGATGGCACACCGTGTAAGACAGCCAAGCAGCAGTCTGGCCGTGGCTCCAGCGCCCACAGAGAAAAGTCGGCTGCCGTCAGTAATCACCGAACACAGTGCCACAATACCAGCACTCCATCTGGAAGCAACAAGGGAGGAAAG GCCAGGATGTCTCGCTCCCACCACAAGAGTGGCCACCACGGGCAGcagagctcctcctccagcaccaaAAGTCATCCGAGCAACAAGCCACATCACCAGGGCAACAGcaagaagaggaaaaatgtcCGGGACTCTACACAAGACGATCTCTGCAGATAG